One genomic region from Rosa rugosa chromosome 1, drRosRugo1.1, whole genome shotgun sequence encodes:
- the LOC133725913 gene encoding threonine--tRNA ligase, chloroplastic/mitochondrial 2 has product MLILQRMATSSSLLSSPLLKISSFPTRFLSPLKRCVSQPTTTEFRALALYRNGVSTSAAAVATTESQVSTQHDKLKEKTDKLDKLVLPSNESSEKLLRIRHTCAHVMAMAVQKLFPDAKVTIGPWIENGFYYDFDMEPLTDKELKRIKKEMDRIIGRNLPLVREEVSREEAQRRISALNEPYKLEILDGIKEDPITIYHIGNEWWDLCAGPHVEYTGKINRKAVELESIAGAYWRGDEKKPMLQRIYGTAWENEEQLQAYLHFKEEAKRRDHRRLGQVLDLFSIQNDAGGGLVFWHPKGAIVRNVIEDLWKKTHIERGYDLLYTPHVAKADLWQISGHLDYYRENMYNQMDVEDELYQLRPMNCPYHILIYKRRRHSYNDFPIRVAELGTVYRYELSGSLHGLFRVRGFTQDDAHIFCLEDQIKDEIRGVLDLTEELLLKFGFSKYEVNLSTRPEKSVGDDDIWVKATSALRDALEDKGWSYQIDDGGGAFYGPKIDLKIEDALGRKWQCSTIQVDFNLPQRFDITYVDSNSEKKRPIMIHRAVLGSLERFFGVLIEHYAGDFPLWLSPVQAHVLPVTDTQLDYCKELTNKLKANGIRGELCHGERLPKLIRNSEMLKIPLMAVVGAKEVESGTVTVRSRSGEDPGTMTIDDFVSRIKLAIESRTSF; this is encoded by the exons ATGTTGATTCTTCAGAGAATGGCCACCTCCTCTTCTCTCCTCTCATCCCCTCTCCTAAAGatctcttcttttcccaccCGTTTCCTCTCCCCTCTTAAACGCTGCGTTTCGCAACCCACCACCACCGAGTTCAGGGCCTTGGCCCTTTACAGAAATGGAGTCTCCAcctccgccgccgctgtggCCACCACAGAGTCTCAGGTTTCGACCCAACACGACAAATTGAAGGAGAAGACTGATAAGCTTGACAAACTTGTGCTTCCTTCCAATGAGTCCTCTGAGAAACTCCTCAGAATTCGCCACACG TGTGCGCATGTTATGGCCATGGCTGTTCAGAAGCTCTTCCCAGATGCGAAAGTGACAATTGGGCCGTGGATAGAGAATGGGTTTTATTATGATTTTGATATGGAGCCTTTGACAGACAAAGAGTTGAAGAGAATCAAGAAGGAGATG GATCGCATCATTGGTAGAAATTTACCACTTGTAAGAGAAGAAGTTTCAAGAGAGGAAGCTCAGCGAAGAATAAGTGCTCTCAACGAACCATACaaacttgaaattttggatggtATTAAGGAAGATCCCATTACCATCTACCACATTG GTAATGAATGGTGGGATCTATGTGCGGGGCCTCATGTGGAATATACtggaaaaattaacagaaaagcTGTCGAACTTGAGTCTATTGCTGGTGCTTACTGGAGAGGTGATGAAAAGAAACCGATGTTGCAGAGGATCTATGGCACTGCATGGGAGAACGAAGAACAATTGCAGGCATACCTTCATTTCAAGGAGGAGGCTAAACGCCGAGATCACAGGCGCCTTGGTCAAGTTCTTGATCTGTTTTCTATACAG AATGATGCTGGCGGGGGTTTAGTGTTCTGGCATCCAAAGGGTGCTATTGTGAGGAATGTAATAGAAGATTTGTGGAAAAAGACACACATAGAGCGTGGTTATGATCTGCTATATACTCCACATGTTGCAAAGGCAGATCTTTGGCAGATAAGTGGTCATCTGGATTATTACAGAGAGAATATGTACAATCAGATGGATGTTGAAGATGAACTTTATCAACTTCGACCAATGAACTGCCCTTATCATATCTTGATTTACAAAAGGAGGCGTCACTCTTATAATGACTTTCCTATTAGAGTTGCTGAGTTGGGAACTGTATATAGATATGAATTATCTGGAAGCTTACATGGCCTTTTCCGTGTAAGAGGTTTTACTCAG GATGATGCACACATATTTTGTCTAGAAGATCAGATCAAAGATGAAATCAGGGGTGTTCTAGATCTTACGGAAGAGTTATTATTGAAATTTGGCTTCAGCAAATATGAAGTTAATCTCTCGACGAGGCCAGAGAAGTCTGTTGGAGACGATGATATATGGGTGAAAGCAACATCTGCCCTTAGAGATGCCTTGGAGGATAAGGGTTGGAGCTATCAAATTGATGATGGCGGTGGTGCTTTTTATGGCCCAAAGATTGATCTTAAGATTGAGGATGCTCTTGGAAGGAAGTGGCAGTGCTCAACTATACAG GTTGACTTTAACCTACCACAGCGATTTGACATAACATATGTTGACTCAAATTCGGAAAAGAAGCGGCCTATCATGATTCATAGAGCTGTTCTTGGGTCCTTGGAGAGGTTCTTTGGAGTCCTTATAGAGCATTATGCTGGGGATTTTCCATTATGGCTTTCTCCAGTGCAAGCTCATGTTTTACCAGTGACAGACACTCAG CTCGATTACTGCAAAGAGCTGACCAACAAACTGAAAGCAAATGGTATTCGGGGTGAACTTTGCCACGGCGAACGACTGCCAAAACTGATTAGGAATTCAGAGATGctcaaaattccattaatggcTGTTGTTGGTGCCAAGGAAGTTGAATCTGGAACTGTTACAGTAAGATCCAGGTCTGGTGAGGATCCTGGGACCATGACGATTGACGATTTTGTCAGCAGAATCAAGTTAGCCATTGAAAGCAGAACATCATTTTGA
- the LOC133725916 gene encoding polygalacturonase-like: MTLKLVMVTFSLLLFLSLTSSTSGRRELLADGGEFDVTNAKYGAKPNSDITEALANAWKDACASTSASKVIVPKGTFKVKEASFKGPCKAPIEVQVQGTLQAPEDASQLSKQDTWIEFLYLNDFTLSGGGTFDGQGQKTWKAIDPKNAKAGTINIRFHAVKKSLVKDITSLNSKNFHINVISCEQLTFDHVTVTAPGDSPNTDGIHIARSTGVNVTDTNIGTGDDCISIGDGTKQLTITKVTCGPGHGISVGSLGRYDKEDPVEGINVKNCTLSKTTNGVRIKTWAKNPQASTCSEIHFEDIIMNDVQNPIVVDQEYCPWNQCDKQASSKIKISNVSFKNIRGTTSTPLGVKIVCAKGLPCEKVEMTGIDLKFTGTGALTSQCTNVKPTIANVAQPLACATDAPVPAGPAEKSND, translated from the exons ATGACTCTCAAACTTGTCATGGTTACGTTTTCATTACTTTTGTTCTTATCCTTGACATCCTCGACATCTGGAAGGAGAGAGCTTCTAGCCGATGGTGGTGAATTTGACGTGACCAATGCGAAATATGGTGCAAAGCCCAATTCTGATATTACTGAG GCTTTAGCAAATGCTTGGAAAGATGCCTGTGCATCAACATCGGCAAGTAAAGTTATTGTTCCAAAAGGGACATTCAAAGTAAAAGAAGCAAGTTTCAAAGGTCCTTGCAAGGCTCCTATTGAGGTTCAGGTCCAAGGCACATTACAGGCGCCAGAAGACGCAAGCCAATTATCGAAACAAGATACTTGGATCGAGTTTTTATACCTTAACGACTTCACGCTATCGGGTGGTGGAACCTTTGATGgccaaggacaaaaaacttGGAAAGCCATTGATCCAAAAAACGCAAAGGCTGGCACCATT AATATCAGGTTCCACGCCGTCAAGAAGTCATTAGTCAAGGATATAACTTCACTTAATAGCAAGAACTTCCACATCAACGTAATAAGTTGCGAGCAACTTACGTTCGATCATGTCACCGTCACTGCACCTGGAGATAGCCCTAACACAGATGGAATACATATCGCGCGCTCAACCGGGGTCAACGTTACTGATACAAATATCGGAACCGGAGATGATTGCATTTCAATTGGTGATGGTACCAAGCAACTTACCATAACTAAGGTTACTTGTGGACCAGGCCATGGAATAAGCGTTGGAAGTCTTGGAAGGTACGACAAAGAAGACCCTGTGGAAGGAATCAATGTTAAGAACTGTACCCTCAGTAAAACGACTAATGGTGTTAGAATCAAGACATGGGCTAAAAATCCTCAAGCTAGCACTTGCTCAGAAATTCACTTTGAGGATATCATCATGAATGATGTTCAAAACCCAATCGTCGTAGATCAAGAATACTGCCCATGGAATCAATGTGATAAACAG GCTTCATCGAAAATCAAGATCAGCAATGTGAGTTTCAAGAACATTAGAGGGACGACTTCCACTCCGTTGGGCGTGAAGATTGTATGCGCCAAGGGCTTACCATGTGAGAAGGTGGAGATGACTGGCATTGATCTCAAATTCACCGGCACAGGTGCACTCACGTCTCAATGTACGAATGTCAAACCCACAATTGCTAATGTGGCACAGCCTCTTGCTTGTGCTACCGATGCTCCTGTACCGGCTGGACCAGCTGAGAAGTCTAATGACTAA
- the LOC133725914 gene encoding exopolygalacturonase-like, whose translation MGSKSFLGTCFLFLVAFSLKTNAADFDIKKYGAKADGRTDDSQAINNAWRDACAAATPSTVVIAKGKYLVGPVRFGGPCKAAVSIRVEGTLQAPAEPEKLKSQDGWVVFQNVDKLSVFGGGTFDGQGKLAWSKNNCAKTGKCNSLPINIRLTGVTNSHIQHITSLNSKLFHMNVINCKHLTLEHITIDAPQESLNTDGIHIGRSSNINVTNANIKTGDDCVSIGDGSQQINVEKVICGPGHGISIGSLGRYHNEQPVEGVTVRNCTISNTSNGVRIKTWPASPNGVASNLHFEDIIMNNVKTTPVLIDQGYCPYGQCQARLPSKVKITNVSFKNIRGTSQDPVAVKLVCSKGIPCQNVQVADINLTYNGNKGTATSECANVKPTVSGKVNPQVCAKNVA comes from the exons ATGGGTTCAAAATCTTTCCTTGGAACTTGTTTTTTATTCTTGGTAGCGTTCTCCTTAAAAACcaatgctgcagattttgatatCAAGAAATATGGAGCCAAGGCGGATGGCAGGACAGATGACAGCCAG GCCATCAATAATGCATGGAGAGACGCATGTGCAGCCGCGACTCCAAGCACGGTTGTGATAGCGAAGGGTAAATATTTGGTTGGTCCGGTCAGGTTTGGAGGACCCTGCAAGGCAGCGGTTAGCATTAGGGTTGAAGGAACCCTACAGGCTCCGGCTGAACCTGAAAAGCTCAAATCCCAGGATGGGTGGGTCGTTTTCCAAAATGTCGATAAGTTATCTGTGTTCGGAGGGGGCACTTTTGACGGCCAAGGAAAACTAGCTTGGTCCAAAAATAATTGTGCCAAAACTGGAAAGTGCAATTCACTTCCTATC AATATACGATTGACTGGGGTTACCAATTCACACATTCAACACATAACATCGTTGAACAGCAAGTTGTTTCACATGAACGTCATCAACTGCAAACACCTGACCCTCGAACACATCACCATCGATGCACCTCAAGAAAGTCTAAACACAGATGGAATCCATATTGGTCGGTCCTCAAATATCAATGTTACCAATGCAAACATCAAAACTGGGGATGATTGTGTCTCTATCGGTGACGGAAGCCAGCAAATAAATGTCGAGAAGGTGATATGCGGCCCTGGCCATGGCATTAGTATCGGTAGCCTAGGAAG ATATCACAACGAGCAACCTGTTGAGGGAGTCACTGTGAGAAACTGCACCATTTCGAATACCTCAAATGGTGTTAGGATTAAAACCTGGCCAGCTTCTCCAAATGGTGTGGCCTCAAATTTGCATTTTGAGGACATTATTATGAACAACGTCAAAACCACCCCTGTGCTTATAGACCAAGGATATTGCCCATATGGTCAATGTCAAGCAAGGTTACCATCTAAAGTCAAGATAACCAATGTGAGCTTCAAGAACATTAGGGGCACATCTCAAGACCCTGTGGCTGTGAAGCTCGTTTGCAGCAAAGGGATACCGTGCCAGAATGTTCAAGTTGCTGACATCAACTTGACATATAATGGGAACAAAGGAACTGCTACATCCGAATGTGCCAACGTGAAGCCTACTGTGTCAGGAAAAGTTAATCCACAAGTTTGTGCAAAGAACGTTGCTTAA